The Saimiri boliviensis isolate mSaiBol1 chromosome 19, mSaiBol1.pri, whole genome shotgun sequence genome contains the following window.
GAGAGCCTTTCAGAGGCCCATAAAGTGCTCACAACAGATTTAAGGGAGGTTTCTGAAGTTACGTCTactcccacactgtcttccgcactATTTCTGTCACCTAGAGCTGGAGTGTCCAAACTGTCTGCGTATGAAAACTCCTTTTTATGTTCAAATATTTCATGGATCTCCAAATGGATACTATTTGGATAAAAATAGTGGTTGTACTATCTGTCCCtattgataagaaaaataagttctGAAAAGGAGAACTATGAATTAGTAATTAGTGGTTTCAAATGAAttatgatacttttaaaaatacttgcagTATTTATTTAGACTGTGTGTGAGAATTGATGTACACAGGAACCCTGGGACTTCTCGCAGGGACTCTGAGGCAAgtaggagagaagaggaaatgatGTTATGAGATGTATTTGGCAGGTCAGTAAGGAGGGCATAAATAAAGGCAATCTGGAGGAGAAATGCAGACAGCTACTTAGTGGTTTATTAACCATGAAAAGAACACTCAGAGTGAAGTCTGAGTGATTGCCCCATAGATGTAGATACCACCTTGCTTAGGTCTTTTTCCACGTAAGCAGAGCCTAAAATAAGGTCCTGGGTATATCCAGGAAGTAATACTTGGAAGTCCCTGGGAGAATAGTTAGTTTCCTTTCACTGGAACATAGGATCAGGGACTATAGGAGAAGCCCATTTGCAAAGTCAAGACCTCCTGGGTAAAAGCGAATTCTATTGACAAAGAACAAATAAGAACCCTGTTGTTAAGCTAGGGCTCTGTGTTATAGCAAGGGTGACTTAATGTTGACCTCAGAGTGACCTAGGGAGCAATGTGTGTGGAGAGTGGTGGTGGGGAAGGCACTGACAGCTTCCCATGTGCCAGGGAATGGTATGTCCATAACATTGCTGACTTCTCACAGTAACCCTGGGGGTTGATATTGTTAGCCTCACTGTGCAGGTAGGAAACAAAAACCAGGGAGGTTAAATATTATAACAGGACACATGCTTGTAATGGTGGCTCTGTGACTGGGAATGCATGCCTCTCTATTCAAATCTGGTACTCTGTCTACAATATCATACTGTTTTAGTATCTCCTACTCAAGGTGATTGGTTCTTGGAGGAGAGGGGTCAGGGTAAACAATAACTATGGGAAAGAGGATAGGTTCAGAAGTTGGTAATCTGATGGGTCCTAAGACCTGTCACTCTTTAGTAGTTGTTGCCCTAgactttctttcctattttcctcTTTAGAGTTGTGCTGAGTGAAAAAGTGATGCACCAAGGTATTTTAGGAATAAAGTGTATTACAATACACTATTTCTGAACTTCCAGTTCATTCCAAAGTCCGAAGCCATCACAAATAGGATCTGAGATATGTATAAATCCACAAtttggggtgaggtgggggctTCTCCTTTTCCTAGGAGTATGGAGTGGTATAATTTAGTTATTATAGAGAAGAAAGTTGGTTAAAATGAACATCATGAGCTTACAATGCAACTACAGACCTCAGGTCTGGGTTGCATGTGTTTCAGTCCTGCTTCTGCCTTGAGGAATTAGCTTATTtcaggtctcagtttcctcatccataaaataagaataataaagtaTCTCATAGATTTataatgaagattaaatgaataacATAGTTAAAATAATGGCTACTATCTAGGATACATTCAATAAACATACCAAAAGGAGATGTCACAAGGGGGAAAAACAGCCTGAaagtgttaaaataataaaaacaatggaGAAGAGCTACCTTCTAATTGTATTTTGTCTGCTCACAgcagtcttcctttctttttctttccttcttccttgttttaataaatatctaACATCTACTGTGCACCAGGCGCTGTTCTAAATGCAACAGATGAAAAAAAGAGCACTCTCGGTGAAGTCTGAGTAATTACCCCATAGACAGAGATACCACCTTGCTTAGGTCAGGTTCCACAGAAGCAGAGCTGAAATAAGATCCTGGGTGCAGTGATTGACTGAGTGCCCTCCGAGGAAAGGGAGTAagagaagcagggtggggcaagGGAATCACTGTGCGAGAACATGGTCTCAGCCGGAAGATAATTTCAGCCTGGTCTGATGGGAGGAGCTAGAATCGTGCCCCAGAGTTGGTCTCATCTTCAGGCAAAGCGGGGAGGCCTTTTGTACCCTCTGTGTCATTCATGCAGTCAGGCTCGGCTTCCATCAACTCCTGTGATATGATAGTATATATTCTTCCTATTCTCCCTGCTGGTTTACAATACCTCATGCCAAGAGTAACAGGAATAATGTCCAACATCACAGTGCAGTGCATGGCTATGCTTTATCTCATTTGACGTTCATCAAGCTTGGTAAACCCATACATCTGGCTTCGCAAatccatctatttcttttttcattatttttcttccttgtttcaaTCTATTCCTCTCCTTCCTAGTTGCTTCCTAGATCAGCCACCTGGTGCTCTCATACTGTCTCTCATCTTATTGGCCCCCTCACTGTGACACCTCACCAAACTCTTTTTCTTTGACTGTTATTGAACTGAGCAGCACCTAAGAGAGAGGCTTTCTGCCCAAAGCTCTGAGCAAGGCATCCTTGACCTCTTTGTTCCTCAGGCTGTATACAACAGGGTTCAGCAGGGGAGTGATAACAGTGTATGTCACAGAGATAAGTCTGTCCTGCAGGGAATTTTGGAATTTGGGTTTTAGGTAGATGAAAGAGGTACAGCCATCGTGGACAGTGACCACTGTGAGGTGTGAGGTACAAGTGGCAAAGGCCTTTCTTCGGCCCTCAGCTGATGCAATCTTTAGGATGGTGGTGACAATTAGGACATAGGAGATGAAGATCAAGACCATGGGCAGAACAAGGACACGGAGACTGATGAGCAAAGTAATAAACTCCTTGATAGTAGTGTCTGCACAGGCAAGCTTCATTATGGGCCGGATATCGCAAAAGAAGTGAGAGATGAGACGGGAGTCACAGAAGGGAAGGCTGAACACAGAAGACACCTGAATGATAGCGGTGCTCAGGCCAATGCCCCAGGACCCACTGGCCAGTGGTAAACAAGCCTTTTTGTCCATGATGACCGAATACCGTAGGGGGTTGCAGATAGCCACATAGCGGTCATACCCCATGGCCATGAGCAGGAAGCAGTTATTTACACCAAAAGTGAGATAGAAGAAGAGCTGAGTGGCACAGTTTTGGATAGAGATGGTTTGTTGAGGGCTGAGGAGACTGGAAAGCATTTGGGGGATGATGGCCACTGTGTAACAGGTCTCGGAAATGGACAGCACACTCAGGAAGAAGTACATGGGCATGTGAAGTTGATGGTGAAAGTGGATAACTGTCAAGATGATAGCGTTGCTGGCAAGGGTCAATAGGTAGAAGAGCAAAAAGGCCACAAACAGGATGAGTCTGTGATGCCAAtcaaacatggagaaacattccagtATAAACTCTGTCACAGCCATGAAATTGGGCTTTGGCATTGAGGAGAATCTGAGTGTGAAAGAGATGAAGTGGGAAGGTTGAGCATCCGGGCTGGAAACAGTAGGCTGGTCCAGGATCATCATCAACCATGTGTAGGCACAGAAATGGGATGTAGCTCTGGGTTTCAGATACTCTCAACATTCAGACACAGGCCAAGTGCTGAAAGACCCATCAAGGTTCTCTGGGTGCTGGCACTGGGGTACAGATGGTAGTATGTTGACAGGAGATAAGTATATAAGGGGAATACAGATGCCCCTCAATGTATGATGaggttacatcctgataaacccatcatatgttgaaaatatcatgttgaaaattcatttaatatacatgactgaacatcatagcttaccCTAGCCTactttaaacatgctcagaacacttgtGTTAGCCTGCGGCTGGGCAAATCACCTAACACAAAGTCTGTTTTATAATGAAGTGTTGAATATCACATGTAATTTTTGAAtattgtactgaaagtgaaaaaccaaATGGTTGTACAGGTACTTGAGGTATAATTTCTTCTGTATGCACATCATTCTCACACTATCATAAAGTCAGAGACTGTGTGTATTGGAAACCCCTAACTGGCTTGACTAGAAGTCGATGTAGACCAGAGAAAGCCTGAATATGTGTGCCCAGCACTGAAAATCTACTCAGACTTACTAGGGTTTAAGTCAGCAATGGCACATTGCTTGTCAGAGATGAGTGTGAAAGGATGTACCTAAAGAGTGAATAAGTTCAAGCCAAGGACAGATCGCTGGGTGAGGCATGCTCCTGGGAAGTCAAGAGAGGACCATTCTCCTGTGTCCCAGGACACTGGAGTCCCTCTCTCCAAATCCTGCTCCAACTCTGTTCAGAAGGGCTTCCATTTGGTAAGTCAACGTAGAAAGCACTGCCTTCTCTCAAGGTTCAAATTCACAGTGGCCAGTGTCTAGAATAAGGAAGTGAGAGGAGATGCTCCTTTTCTGCCACGTGGCTAGTCCAGCGTGCGGACCTAGAACAGTCTGTGGTATGCAACCACCTCTCTTTTCAGtcccattttttttcccatagccCCAAGTATCACGTGTTTAATATCCGAGTCTCCTCATTCCATGTGGAAGGTAgtttctgcttctattttctggTCTCTAAACACAACAAAGGTTCAGAATGACAGTTTTTTATAGATTTGAAAAACTAGTAACTGTAAGacaacagcaataaaaacaacaaaatatttaagtttatGGTAATCTCTGGCTTTAACCCCAGTGTAAATGGAGGCATGCCTGATTTTCTTTGCTCGTTTCATTTGTCTCcatttgctcatctataaaatagaataataatatctactcATAGTGTTGCTATGGAGATGATATGAATTACTGTATGTAAATTGCCAAGTGCAGTTCCTAATACATAACAGGAAAACACTACATTAAATTTCTACTTTCCTCTCTTCATCTGTCCTTCCCATCCCCACTCCCCGTAACGCTGGGTTCTACTTGTATGCTTGGCCACCCAAGCATGTGCACGCAtgcgcgtgcgcgcacacacacacacacacacacccctacattTGCTTGctctctttattgtttttcatgttcatggatggtTGTTGTCATTAACTTCTTCTATCCCTATTGGAAAGTCCAGTCTTTATTTTCTATACCCACTTCCCTTCAAACTCTAGATTTTGAAATGTACAGGCATTGAGGGCAGGGTAGTCTAGAGTTAAATACCTCTGTGATCAAACCCCAACCCCACTTAGTAATATATGACCTTGGAAACAGTTCTCATCTCTTTAGGCATCAGTTTCTTCCCTTGTAAAATGAAGGGTGTGCTAACATCTATCTCAGAGACTGCTATGAGGAGTTGAGTGGTACAGTCTGGATGAAAATGGTTTGTTGAGGGCTAAGGAGAATGGACAGCATTTCAATGAGAATGTCCTGGATAAGGCATTTAGCCTTTGGAAGCTCTGCCTGTGATTCTTTAAGGCTGGTACCCAGATTATCCTttctgggtgatttttttttttcagtatttatgCTTTTTGATTCCTAAGTTTTGTGACACAGCTGTACATTCACTTTTTCCACTGGATAATAATCTCAGGAGATAAAAGAGAGAGATGAGGGTCATGAGGTTATGAAATGAGAGTCATGAGGTCACATTTAGTTACATAGCAAGAATTCCTGCATCATCAAGTTCAGAAATGTGACTTACATATCACTGGGCA
Protein-coding sequences here:
- the LOC101053155 gene encoding olfactory receptor 10J4; this encodes MPKPNFMAVTEFILECFSMFDWHHRLILFVAFLLFYLLTLASNAIILTVIHFHHQLHMPMYFFLSVLSISETCYTVAIIPQMLSSLLSPQQTISIQNCATQLFFYLTFGVNNCFLLMAMGYDRYVAICNPLRYSVIMDKKACLPLASGSWGIGLSTAIIQVSSVFSLPFCDSRLISHFFCDIRPIMKLACADTTIKEFITLLISLRVLVLPMVLIFISYVLIVTTILKIASAEGRRKAFATCTSHLTVVTVHDGCTSFIYLKPKFQNSLQDRLISVTYTVITPLLNPVVYSLRNKEVKDALLRALGRKPLS